The following coding sequences are from one Shewanella eurypsychrophilus window:
- the ushA gene encoding bifunctional UDP-sugar hydrolase/5'-nucleotidase UshA has translation MNNKLIKSLISAAVLVALSGCSDSDKAPVEETCGDDNCIKFTILHTNDNHGRFWESKYGEYGMAARKTLIQQIRDQVASEGGHTLLLSGGDINTGVPESDLQNAEPDFKGMNLLEYDAMAVGNHEFDNALDVMDKQRDWSNFPWLAANIYKTELDEQNNPSLARYFDAYKIFNLGSLKVAVIGLITEDTATIGNPQIVGELTFTDPKEEMLKVITELEANEKPDIILATTHMGHYENGNPGSNAPGDIALAKALEQGQLQAIFGGHSQNPVCMEPGTDNYADFKPGDECLPDQQNGTYIMQAHEWGKYVGQANFEYFGGELHLASYKLIPVNLKVKDENGDRILVGNEIKQDPIVKEFLRPFKEQGQEELDITIASTDAAFERGQSDMQIDLGHLLAKANMVTDGANYDIGVMNSGGIRAGIEAGEITYRDVLTVQPFGNDITVSDMTGAELTEYLGVVASIQVGSGGYAQLAGVKMTVDCMNSSVEISDIAGKGFSSDATYTITVPSYSASGGDSYPVLTPRNTGVSDAKSLRDFLEAKGHINSGEFTPNASDILYTNSEITTGCKLSQ, from the coding sequence GTGAACAACAAACTAATAAAAAGTCTTATATCAGCAGCAGTCTTAGTTGCTTTATCTGGATGTAGTGATAGTGATAAAGCACCCGTTGAGGAAACTTGTGGTGATGATAACTGCATAAAGTTTACCATACTGCATACCAATGATAATCACGGACGCTTCTGGGAAAGCAAGTACGGCGAATACGGAATGGCTGCTCGCAAAACGTTAATTCAGCAGATCCGTGATCAGGTCGCTAGTGAAGGAGGCCATACTTTACTTCTCTCAGGAGGTGATATTAATACCGGTGTGCCTGAGTCAGATCTACAAAATGCAGAGCCAGATTTTAAAGGCATGAACCTGCTTGAGTATGATGCCATGGCCGTTGGTAACCATGAGTTCGATAATGCATTGGACGTTATGGATAAGCAAAGAGACTGGTCTAACTTCCCATGGCTAGCAGCTAACATTTATAAGACTGAGCTAGATGAACAAAATAATCCATCATTAGCACGCTACTTTGATGCTTATAAGATATTCAACTTAGGCTCCCTTAAAGTCGCTGTCATTGGTCTCATCACAGAAGATACTGCCACTATTGGTAACCCTCAAATTGTCGGTGAGCTTACGTTCACCGATCCTAAGGAGGAGATGCTGAAGGTCATCACTGAGCTTGAAGCAAATGAGAAACCAGATATCATCCTGGCCACCACCCATATGGGTCACTACGAGAATGGTAATCCGGGAAGTAATGCACCGGGAGATATTGCACTAGCCAAAGCACTGGAACAAGGTCAACTACAGGCTATATTTGGCGGACACTCACAAAACCCAGTCTGTATGGAGCCAGGCACCGATAACTACGCGGACTTTAAACCGGGTGATGAATGTTTACCGGATCAGCAAAATGGCACCTATATAATGCAAGCCCATGAATGGGGTAAATATGTAGGTCAAGCCAACTTCGAATATTTTGGCGGTGAGCTACACTTAGCCAGCTATAAGTTAATTCCCGTGAACTTAAAGGTCAAAGATGAAAATGGTGACCGCATCTTAGTGGGTAATGAGATAAAACAAGATCCGATTGTTAAAGAGTTTTTGCGCCCCTTTAAAGAGCAAGGTCAAGAGGAGCTTGATATCACCATCGCCTCTACCGACGCAGCCTTCGAGCGCGGACAGAGCGATATGCAGATTGACTTAGGTCATTTGCTCGCCAAAGCCAACATGGTCACCGATGGCGCAAACTATGATATCGGTGTGATGAACTCAGGAGGGATCCGTGCGGGTATAGAGGCTGGGGAGATCACCTATCGTGACGTACTCACGGTGCAGCCTTTTGGTAATGACATCACAGTCAGTGATATGACAGGAGCAGAACTAACAGAATATTTAGGCGTAGTCGCCTCTATTCAGGTTGGATCTGGTGGCTATGCTCAGCTCGCTGGCGTTAAGATGACGGTCGACTGTATGAATAGCTCTGTTGAGATCAGTGATATTGCAGGTAAAGGCTTTAGCTCTGATGCCACTTACACAATAACAGTACCAAGTTATAGTGCATCGGGAGGCGATAGCTACCCAGTATTGACCCCTCGCAATACCGGCGTTTCTGATGCTAAATCACTCAGAGATTTCCTTGAAGCAAAAGGACATATCAATTCAGGCGAGTTTACACCTAATGCTAGCGATATCCTCTACACCAACTCAGAAATAACAACGGGTTGTAAACTGTCTCAATAG
- the hpf gene encoding ribosome hibernation-promoting factor, HPF/YfiA family produces the protein MKINLSGHHVDVTDSIKEHLNEKFSKIATHFPTLISLDVTISKEHGEYQVELRTNYEGSRISASGTNDVMYPAIAITKKKLEAALKHRKGQLKADKHEKPVSTTPEIAHELVQEMKLV, from the coding sequence ATGAAAATAAATCTTTCTGGTCACCACGTAGATGTTACAGATTCAATCAAAGAACATTTGAACGAAAAGTTTTCCAAGATAGCCACTCATTTCCCGACATTAATCTCGTTAGATGTCACCATCTCTAAAGAGCATGGTGAATATCAGGTTGAGTTGCGCACTAATTATGAAGGTAGTCGAATCTCTGCATCGGGGACAAACGATGTCATGTATCCGGCTATTGCGATTACTAAGAAGAAGCTCGAGGCAGCGCTAAAACACCGTAAGGGTCAGCTAAAAGCAGATAAGCATGAGAAGCCAGTAAGTACGACGCCAGAAATCGCTCACGAGCTGGTTCAAGAGATGAAGCTGGTATAA
- a CDS encoding PepSY-associated TM helix domain-containing protein, producing MKDTFFRSMTWLHTWVGLLVCWLLLIVFFAGSISYFRHEISLWTKPELHSGTLQHYQAGELSNQLLSGQKFLSDNTEDAKDWRIYLPTERKPYLSYGWQTQPEAGQRRGEFHELIVKPDSEKMISEVRESKGGNFFYRLHFDLHYMPAKIARWIIGFCSMFMLVALISGIVIHKRIFKDFFSFRRNKGSRSWLDAHNVSSVMALPYHLMITYTGLITLMFMYMPWGVFTNYDGDNRAFRAELNPSRVQTKPSGQDAELISAASLLPQVRSYWGEAPIKQVIISSPYDQNSQISFYRNNEQLVTDKRTQIIFSGVTGELITMTPIEESATHATYDTLMSLHTARFAGSTLRGFFFICGLLGCAMIATGALLWAVKIRQKQLKNISKGEAASIGLRLIEGLNLTFIAGLPLATSVFFYANRMIPLGIQDRAQWEVDSFFITLAFVGLLACFNRTLASWRWVLGLGGLSFITIPLLNAITSPSDLIGNIINKQWILVGFDLLAFVIGLGLLFAVKKINTAVKNKSVVKGKKTTLRLKKQSLARAGA from the coding sequence ATGAAAGATACTTTTTTTCGCTCCATGACATGGCTCCATACTTGGGTAGGCCTGCTTGTCTGCTGGTTACTACTGATTGTTTTCTTTGCTGGCAGTATCAGCTATTTCCGTCATGAGATATCGCTGTGGACCAAGCCTGAATTACACTCAGGTACCTTGCAGCATTATCAAGCCGGAGAACTGAGTAATCAGTTACTGTCAGGGCAAAAGTTCTTAAGCGACAACACTGAAGATGCGAAAGACTGGCGAATATATTTACCCACTGAACGCAAACCTTATCTTAGTTATGGCTGGCAAACTCAACCTGAAGCCGGACAGCGTCGTGGTGAGTTTCATGAATTGATCGTTAAACCCGATAGTGAGAAGATGATTAGTGAAGTTCGTGAGTCTAAAGGCGGCAACTTTTTCTATCGATTGCACTTCGATCTTCATTATATGCCTGCCAAAATTGCTCGTTGGATAATAGGCTTTTGTAGCATGTTTATGCTTGTTGCCCTGATAAGCGGGATCGTGATCCATAAACGCATATTTAAAGATTTTTTCAGTTTCAGGCGCAACAAGGGCAGTCGCTCTTGGTTAGATGCTCATAATGTCAGCTCAGTGATGGCACTTCCCTATCATTTGATGATCACATATACAGGTCTTATCACCCTAATGTTTATGTATATGCCTTGGGGGGTGTTCACAAACTACGACGGTGATAATCGCGCTTTTCGCGCCGAGTTAAACCCATCGAGAGTACAAACAAAGCCCAGTGGACAAGATGCTGAATTAATATCGGCAGCCAGTTTATTACCTCAGGTGAGAAGTTACTGGGGAGAAGCGCCGATCAAGCAAGTTATCATTTCTTCACCCTATGACCAGAATAGTCAGATCAGCTTTTATCGTAACAATGAACAGCTAGTCACCGACAAACGCACTCAAATCATATTCAGCGGTGTTACAGGTGAGCTAATAACCATGACACCTATAGAAGAGTCTGCGACCCATGCAACCTACGATACCTTAATGTCTCTGCATACGGCGAGATTTGCAGGCTCAACCCTACGCGGTTTTTTCTTTATTTGTGGTTTACTGGGCTGCGCTATGATTGCTACGGGAGCGCTACTTTGGGCAGTTAAAATTCGCCAGAAACAACTGAAAAATATCAGTAAAGGAGAAGCCGCGAGTATTGGCCTACGATTAATTGAAGGCCTCAACCTTACCTTTATTGCAGGGCTTCCCTTAGCAACATCGGTATTTTTCTATGCCAACCGAATGATCCCGTTAGGTATACAAGACAGAGCACAATGGGAAGTAGATAGCTTCTTTATCACACTCGCTTTCGTTGGCTTGCTCGCATGCTTTAATCGTACCTTGGCTAGTTGGCGATGGGTGTTAGGCCTAGGAGGATTAAGCTTTATCACCATTCCATTACTCAACGCAATAACGTCGCCTAGTGATCTCATTGGCAATATCATCAACAAACAGTGGATCTTAGTGGGTTTCGACCTTCTAGCATTTGTCATTGGTTTGGGCCTACTTTTCGCTGTCAAAAAAATCAACACTGCGGTTAAAAATAAATCGGTTGTCAAAGGAAAGAAAACGACGCTGCGATTAAAAAAACAAAGTTTAGCCAGAGCGGGAGCTTAA
- a CDS encoding DUF3325 domain-containing protein, with protein sequence MMISNLMVLAILCISYIAFSCLALAMFSNFRDTFKKAPTSTQSRCLYWSGWAMLTLSYYLSIAKQGVVYGSIFFTGVLAATGLLVILTLSYRLKFLPVLMATGLVASASYLLT encoded by the coding sequence ATGATGATATCTAACTTGATGGTATTAGCCATACTGTGTATTAGCTATATTGCCTTTAGCTGTTTAGCTTTGGCCATGTTCTCTAACTTCAGGGACACATTTAAAAAGGCGCCAACGTCGACTCAAAGCAGATGTTTATATTGGTCTGGTTGGGCAATGCTTACGCTAAGTTATTATTTGAGTATCGCTAAACAGGGCGTAGTTTATGGCAGTATATTCTTTACAGGCGTGCTTGCTGCCACTGGACTTTTAGTGATCCTCACTCTTAGTTACCGGTTAAAATTTTTGCCCGTATTAATGGCTACAGGCCTAGTGGCCTCAGCCAGTTACCTGTTGACCTAA
- a CDS encoding potassium channel family protein: MGHKITQEDNFGYLLLSLIFLLLGSAIAEQLLHGGQIMIVATTIICLSIAVIGVGKDKLMFRNGLGILLAIVALSTLGSMMETLNLDLITLLAILGFLLMSTWTAAKQVLFSGKITSNQIIGSICIFLLMGLIWAMIYLINIELFGQAFNGLEVKPWTDNFTSVIYYSFITLTTVGYGEISPALPVPRALAYMEAIAGQFYMAILVASLVGAKMSQSHDS, translated from the coding sequence ATGGGACACAAAATTACCCAAGAAGATAACTTCGGTTATCTTCTTTTGTCACTGATATTTTTACTGCTAGGTTCGGCGATTGCTGAGCAGTTACTTCATGGTGGTCAAATAATGATAGTCGCCACGACTATTATTTGTTTGTCTATTGCTGTCATTGGAGTCGGCAAAGATAAGTTGATGTTTAGAAATGGTTTAGGCATTTTGTTAGCTATTGTCGCCTTATCAACGTTAGGTTCTATGATGGAGACCCTCAACTTAGACCTTATCACCTTACTCGCCATCTTAGGCTTCCTATTAATGTCGACTTGGACTGCAGCCAAACAAGTACTGTTTAGCGGTAAGATCACCAGTAATCAGATTATTGGTTCCATCTGTATATTTCTATTGATGGGACTCATTTGGGCGATGATTTACTTGATCAATATTGAGTTGTTTGGACAGGCTTTCAATGGACTAGAAGTGAAGCCTTGGACCGATAATTTCACCAGCGTGATCTATTACAGCTTTATCACCTTAACGACAGTGGGCTATGGCGAAATATCACCAGCACTGCCAGTGCCTCGTGCTCTGGCCTATATGGAGGCGATCGCAGGTCAGTTTTACATGGCTATCCTAGTGGCTAGCCTCGTCGGTGCTAAGATGTCCCAGAGTCACGATAGCTAG
- a CDS encoding AI-2E family transporter, with the protein MSASKSDTSDWFTKHAVEAAIKIAAIFMVVIWCFEIIKPFIMPIVWGGIIAITLYPLVCKLSEKSGLSLGRSSALVTILSLALLLIPAFMFSGALVSGTQDFIGEIQEGTFVIPPPKESVADLPLIGDKLYSLWDKSSSNLDNVLKTHNEEIKAFAAKGAAALGGFGMTVLQFVISIIIGGVFITNTRGASEVCHKVASRLAGSYGAEFSTLSVATVRSVVQGVIGVAFIQSILAGVGMGLVGVPATGIWMLAVLVLAIVQLPPILVLAPIIAYVFSVESSSVAIMFMVWAILVSASDAFLKPMLMGRGVDIPMLVILLGAIGGMMMSGIVGLFVGAVVMGLGYKLFIAWIDSETDSVDEKDVSVNTETE; encoded by the coding sequence ATGAGTGCTTCTAAAAGTGACACTTCCGATTGGTTTACTAAACATGCCGTAGAGGCAGCCATAAAAATAGCCGCTATTTTTATGGTGGTGATCTGGTGTTTTGAGATTATTAAACCTTTTATCATGCCCATTGTATGGGGGGGAATAATCGCGATAACCTTATATCCCTTGGTCTGCAAGTTATCAGAGAAAAGTGGTTTGAGTCTTGGCCGTTCGAGTGCATTAGTGACCATACTTTCGCTGGCCTTACTCTTGATCCCTGCATTTATGTTTTCTGGCGCTCTGGTCAGCGGTACTCAAGATTTTATTGGTGAAATTCAGGAAGGCACTTTTGTTATCCCGCCACCCAAGGAGTCAGTCGCCGACTTACCCTTGATCGGTGATAAATTATATAGTCTCTGGGATAAGTCGTCATCAAACCTAGATAACGTGCTCAAAACTCACAATGAAGAGATTAAAGCCTTTGCAGCTAAAGGCGCAGCAGCCTTAGGTGGTTTCGGCATGACGGTTTTACAGTTTGTTATTTCAATTATCATAGGTGGGGTATTTATTACCAATACTCGAGGCGCCAGTGAGGTATGCCATAAAGTAGCCAGTAGACTTGCAGGTTCCTATGGCGCCGAATTTTCAACTCTGTCTGTGGCAACGGTACGTAGTGTTGTTCAGGGAGTGATAGGTGTGGCATTCATTCAGTCAATTTTGGCTGGTGTCGGTATGGGGCTCGTGGGCGTTCCAGCAACAGGGATTTGGATGTTAGCTGTGTTAGTTTTGGCTATTGTACAGCTTCCACCTATCTTAGTACTGGCTCCTATCATTGCTTATGTGTTTTCCGTAGAAAGTTCATCGGTTGCTATCATGTTTATGGTTTGGGCCATTTTAGTCAGTGCAAGTGACGCGTTCCTCAAACCTATGTTGATGGGGCGTGGTGTCGATATTCCTATGCTGGTTATTTTACTTGGTGCTATTGGTGGCATGATGATGTCAGGCATTGTCGGTTTGTTTGTCGGTGCTGTGGTGATGGGACTTGGCTATAAGTTGTTTATAGCCTGGATAGATAGTGAGACTGACTCAGTTGATGAGAAAGACGTCTCTGTTAATACTGAAACAGAGTAA
- a CDS encoding AraC family transcriptional regulator → MLSAHSVQQRSANLVPLFKSEYTITLVNLLKRIDKNIYPLISMVGLPDNILEGKHTYVPEAPVINLLELLYEKSGQKKFGELIWYACRNVFIPRYISHIKQACTLKEAIKAFISYMHHESTHTHIQLRSLVGKTWFIRDRKQTMEHSHHLAEQFALIFMVELVRGLTRSDWSPKDVVMKYDNRQALKEALMLKSTGFYTERSICAISFSDEEIEQKVNLKSSWDRDETKTTTPTAPVNFLHSFKDAISPYISMGKIPITQAALILNMSVRTLQRRLADEKASYSEVVAEIIYGQAISLMSDKGIPVTRISSTLGYSDVSHFSRAFKRMTGQSPRAYRKSLA, encoded by the coding sequence ATGTTATCGGCTCATTCTGTTCAGCAACGCAGCGCTAATCTAGTCCCTTTATTTAAATCAGAATATACAATTACTCTAGTGAATTTATTAAAGCGGATAGATAAAAATATCTATCCGCTTATTTCAATGGTCGGATTACCTGACAATATTCTAGAGGGTAAACATACTTATGTACCAGAAGCGCCGGTGATCAATCTGCTTGAGCTTCTATATGAAAAGTCTGGACAGAAAAAATTTGGTGAGTTGATCTGGTATGCCTGTAGAAATGTCTTTATCCCGCGATATATAAGCCATATAAAACAAGCTTGTACTTTGAAAGAAGCGATCAAGGCTTTCATAAGTTATATGCACCATGAATCTACTCACACTCATATCCAGTTGCGCTCTCTTGTTGGGAAGACTTGGTTCATTCGTGACAGAAAACAGACTATGGAACATAGTCATCATCTTGCAGAACAATTTGCGCTTATCTTTATGGTGGAGTTAGTTAGGGGGCTAACGAGAAGTGATTGGTCACCAAAAGATGTGGTGATGAAATACGATAATAGACAAGCCCTTAAAGAGGCTTTGATGCTTAAGTCTACTGGGTTTTATACTGAGCGTTCAATCTGTGCCATCAGTTTTAGCGATGAAGAGATTGAGCAGAAAGTTAACTTGAAGTCATCTTGGGATCGAGATGAAACAAAAACCACAACTCCCACAGCACCAGTCAATTTCCTCCATTCATTTAAAGACGCTATTAGTCCCTATATCAGTATGGGAAAAATCCCTATCACACAAGCAGCGTTAATATTAAATATGAGTGTGAGAACCTTACAGCGCAGGCTCGCAGACGAAAAGGCTAGCTATTCAGAGGTCGTAGCTGAGATTATTTATGGCCAAGCCATCAGCTTAATGTCAGACAAGGGAATACCTGTCACCCGAATATCTTCAACCCTTGGTTACTCAGATGTTTCACACTTTTCAAGAGCATTTAAACGCATGACGGGGCAATCACCGCGGGCGTATAGAAAATCGTTGGCATGA
- a CDS encoding outer membrane protein, translating into MHFITQFSQAWVALLVTMALVLSPIAIADESRLKISVGGFYSTSDSGMDVTSPLTDKEFELDFETDLELVESEFLPFIEIAYWFNDQHGIYFDWKRLHRDATNKNITVPYEFEHPDPDIDETYSIQLGAEITTTFNVDIARIGYGYDFYTDDRWDLIFTAGLHVMWLELGFEGEIGACLDETCGIIDIDPDSVVFTDVTAPLPDLGLLAHYQFADSWSITGHAQYFYIKIDNIKGELIDLSGGIEYNFEGKFAADLSYKYYKVTADIDGDYTTTSIHYGFHGPMLTLSYEF; encoded by the coding sequence ATGCACTTCATTACTCAGTTTAGTCAGGCTTGGGTTGCTCTGTTAGTTACTATGGCCCTTGTTTTGTCGCCAATAGCTATTGCTGATGAAAGTCGTTTAAAGATCTCAGTCGGAGGTTTTTACTCGACATCTGACTCAGGCATGGATGTCACAAGTCCGCTGACAGATAAAGAGTTCGAACTTGATTTCGAAACTGATTTAGAGTTAGTTGAAAGCGAGTTTCTGCCTTTTATTGAAATTGCCTATTGGTTCAATGACCAGCATGGGATCTACTTTGACTGGAAGCGACTCCACCGTGACGCAACCAATAAAAATATCACCGTTCCCTATGAGTTTGAGCACCCGGATCCTGATATTGATGAAACCTACTCTATTCAGCTAGGCGCTGAGATAACGACCACATTCAATGTCGATATTGCCCGCATAGGTTATGGTTATGACTTTTACACTGACGATCGATGGGATCTTATTTTTACCGCTGGCTTGCACGTTATGTGGCTGGAACTTGGCTTTGAAGGTGAGATAGGGGCTTGTCTCGATGAAACTTGTGGCATCATAGATATCGATCCAGATAGTGTGGTGTTTACCGATGTGACAGCGCCGTTGCCGGATCTTGGTTTGCTGGCGCACTATCAATTTGCAGATAGCTGGAGCATCACAGGTCATGCTCAGTATTTTTACATCAAAATAGACAATATAAAGGGTGAGCTGATCGATCTCAGTGGTGGCATTGAATATAACTTTGAAGGTAAATTCGCGGCAGACTTATCTTATAAATATTACAAAGTAACCGCCGATATCGATGGCGATTATACCACTACCAGTATTCATTACGGCTTTCATGGCCCAATGCTAACACTATCTTATGAGTTTTAA
- a CDS encoding DUF2955 domain-containing protein: protein MSGSQAIATPEQIYTRKVLRFTLGIALSIAISAAFAWPLAFIVPVFVAKFFVDRQEPTKQTVYELLLAMICTILIAWVVSFGPTQYPFVLLPLIAMVMMWAYYLFSDPKWNFFATVLIIAVLLLPYLGLQQPGAALMVGVGLSFSGVVSVAIFALMHALYPDLSQKREQHPMPAQSSEDRAYESFRALLLAFPVICFFYLLEISGALLTMIFIAILSLQAAGEKSVKVSLFLLITNSIGGLLAIVFYNLLVFVPDLSFYVILASLAAILFAKKIYEDPTKAPLYAGIFSALIVVVGSTASSADKGVAENFYMRILQLMMVGIYMVFASFFLESRNWAFLRKIER, encoded by the coding sequence ATGTCAGGTAGTCAAGCTATCGCAACCCCAGAGCAAATCTATACCCGCAAGGTGCTACGTTTTACCTTAGGAATAGCCTTGTCTATTGCAATCTCGGCGGCCTTTGCATGGCCGCTGGCATTTATTGTGCCTGTATTTGTGGCCAAGTTTTTCGTCGACAGGCAGGAGCCAACGAAACAGACGGTCTATGAGTTACTACTCGCTATGATCTGTACCATTTTAATCGCTTGGGTGGTGAGTTTCGGACCAACTCAGTATCCCTTTGTCCTGCTCCCCTTAATTGCTATGGTGATGATGTGGGCCTACTACCTGTTTAGCGATCCTAAATGGAATTTCTTTGCCACTGTCCTCATTATCGCTGTTTTGTTGCTGCCTTATCTGGGGCTGCAACAACCAGGTGCCGCCCTTATGGTCGGGGTTGGTTTGAGTTTTTCAGGTGTGGTCTCAGTGGCCATCTTCGCCTTAATGCACGCCCTGTATCCAGATCTTTCCCAGAAGAGAGAGCAACATCCTATGCCAGCTCAATCTTCTGAAGATAGAGCCTATGAGTCATTCAGGGCATTACTCTTAGCCTTTCCTGTTATCTGTTTCTTCTATCTGCTTGAGATATCCGGTGCGCTTCTGACCATGATTTTTATTGCTATTCTCTCCTTGCAAGCAGCGGGGGAGAAAAGCGTGAAAGTGAGCTTATTTTTATTAATAACCAATAGTATTGGTGGCTTACTGGCAATTGTTTTCTATAATTTATTAGTGTTTGTTCCTGATCTGTCTTTTTATGTCATTTTAGCCAGCTTAGCGGCGATACTCTTTGCGAAAAAGATTTATGAAGATCCGACAAAAGCCCCCTTGTATGCCGGAATTTTCTCGGCCTTGATTGTGGTGGTGGGATCGACGGCATCTTCGGCGGACAAGGGAGTGGCTGAAAATTTCTATATGCGAATTTTACAGCTGATGATGGTCGGTATCTACATGGTTTTTGCTTCCTTTTTTCTGGAAAGCAGAAATTGGGCATTTTTAAGGAAGATTGAGAGGTAA
- a CDS encoding HlyD family secretion protein: protein MSEKREDKETTQERVEPTQASTDPSVDDSRAKTNKIRKATNIILSVATVMFIFHLIADRFIPSTDLGRVRAFVVPISPQVSGEIIDILVTPNTLVKQGDLLAKIDPLDYQIALETAQQKLKQAGQNMGAQTANVAAAQAKVTNALANYKNAQVQSKRIFAMVEKAVMSQADADNARAELTSAETGVAAAKADLAKAEERLGAEGENNTNVKSALLALQQAELNLQRTEIRAPTDGGASNFRLKEGVFASAGQPLMTFISSEDVWIEAYFRENSLGNMKQGDEVEFALDYAPGKVFKGKVGNIDYGIDWGQSEQNGKLAQVSGQSGWLRQSQRFPVTIIITGEETKGLRRVGGQADVLVYTSDGGLFNLFGKAWIRLVSWFSYVR, encoded by the coding sequence ATGAGTGAGAAACGTGAAGACAAAGAAACGACACAAGAACGGGTAGAGCCCACACAGGCTTCAACAGATCCCAGTGTCGATGACAGTCGAGCTAAGACGAACAAGATCCGTAAGGCGACCAACATCATTTTGAGTGTGGCGACGGTGATGTTTATCTTTCACTTAATTGCCGACCGCTTCATTCCTTCGACAGATCTTGGCCGTGTCAGAGCCTTTGTCGTTCCTATTAGCCCTCAAGTCTCTGGCGAGATTATTGATATTCTGGTCACGCCAAATACCTTAGTGAAACAGGGGGACCTGCTTGCCAAAATTGATCCGCTTGATTATCAGATTGCACTGGAAACTGCACAGCAAAAACTGAAGCAAGCTGGGCAGAATATGGGGGCACAGACTGCAAATGTTGCAGCGGCTCAGGCGAAAGTGACCAATGCACTTGCGAATTATAAGAATGCTCAGGTGCAGTCAAAAAGAATCTTCGCCATGGTCGAAAAGGCGGTGATGTCGCAGGCTGATGCCGATAATGCCCGTGCTGAGTTAACCAGTGCTGAGACAGGGGTCGCCGCTGCCAAAGCCGATCTTGCTAAAGCCGAAGAACGTCTGGGTGCTGAAGGTGAAAACAACACTAACGTTAAGTCTGCATTATTGGCGCTGCAACAGGCTGAATTGAATTTGCAAAGAACTGAAATACGCGCACCAACCGATGGTGGTGCATCGAATTTTCGTCTAAAAGAAGGCGTGTTTGCCAGTGCAGGCCAGCCCTTGATGACCTTTATCTCTTCTGAAGATGTATGGATTGAAGCCTACTTTAGAGAAAACAGCTTAGGTAATATGAAACAAGGTGATGAAGTTGAGTTTGCCTTGGACTATGCCCCAGGCAAGGTATTTAAAGGTAAAGTTGGCAATATAGATTATGGCATCGACTGGGGACAGAGCGAGCAAAATGGGAAGCTTGCTCAAGTCTCGGGGCAGAGTGGTTGGCTGCGCCAATCTCAGCGCTTTCCCGTCACTATCATTATCACAGGTGAAGAAACCAAAGGCCTAAGGCGTGTCGGTGGGCAAGCCGATGTGTTGGTCTATACATCCGACGGCGGATTGTTTAACTTGTTTGGCAAGGCTTGGATCCGTTTAGTTAGCTGGTTCTCTTATGTCAGGTAG